In the Topomyia yanbarensis strain Yona2022 chromosome 3, ASM3024719v1, whole genome shotgun sequence genome, one interval contains:
- the LOC131690926 gene encoding vacuolar protein-sorting-associated protein 36, with product MNRFEFCQARLGESESFVAKDRNIKLYDGDEKTSLEDGELVLTTHRLLWGRNGEIARGGNALSLRLKYIQTLGEEEASSMLFGRKKRIIVRLAGLLPDKAPGPMDHSCASFVKISGKNGVDPGFVHALHETVAAKIWLVSEGGSNERIQEAEPSKRVLRTGIVGIERKLVEKQKQTDDNISMAFKDLGKLMEMAKEMVAISKVVSTKIRERQGDISEDETVRFKSYLMSLGIDDPVTRDGTRSNSEYFMKLSQQLCEMLLDPISEAGGMMSLADVYCRVNRARGLELLSPEDLLEACKLLIGPIKLREFPSGAMVLQLENHDDELVSRETTELAKKNTSISADELARVVGISLLLANERLLAAERLGQLCRDESIEGLRFYPNLFLK from the exons ATGAACCGATTTGAGTTTTGTCAGGCTCGTCTTGGCGAGAGTGAATCATTTGTGGCAAAGGATCGCAACATTAAGCTATATGATGGCGATGAGAAA ACCAGTTTGGAGGACGGGGAATTGGTTCTTACTACCCACCGACTGCTGTGGGGTCGTAACGGAGAGATTGCCCGTGGCGGCAATGCGCTATCGCTTCGTCTCAAGTATATTCAAACCTTAGGCGAAGAGGAAGCTAGCTCGATGTTGTTCGGACGAAAAAAGAGGATCATTGTTCGGTTAGCAGGGCTGCTGCCGGATAAAGCTCCCGGTCCGATGGACCATAGTTGTGCATCATTCGTCAAAATTTCCGGGAAAAATGGAGTTGATCCGGGGTTCGTTCATGCCTTGCACGAAACGGTAGCCGCAAAAATTTGGTTAGTTAGCGAAGGGGGCAGTAATGAAAGAATACAGGAAGCGGAGCCATCGAAGCGGGTTCTGCGAACCGGCATTGTGGGAATTGAACGAAAATTAGTCGAGAAGCAGAAGCAGACGGATGATAACATTAGTATGGCGTTTAAAGATTTGGGGAAGCTGATGGAGATGGCAAAGGAAATGGTAGCAATTTCGAAGGTTGTGAGTACCAAAATTAGGGAGCGACAAGGGGACATATCCGAGGATGAAACGGTTCGATTCAAGTCATATCTAATGAGTTTAGGTATAGATGACCCAGTAACGAGAGACGGGACACGAAGCAACTCGGAGTATTTTATGAAACTGTCGCAGCAACTGTGTGAAATGTTACTGGATCCAATATCG GAAGCGGGTGGTATGATGTCCCTGGCGGATGTTTATTGTAGAGTTAATCGTGCTCGTGGATTAGAATTGCTTTCACCAGAGGATTTACTGGAAGCCTGCAAGCTGCTGATAGGACCAATCAAGCTGAGAGAATTTCCGAGCGGTGCTATGGTACTTCAGTTGGAAAATCATGACGACGAGCTTGTTTCGCGAGAGACGACTGAACTGGCGAAAAAGAATACCTCAATAAGTGCGGATGAGTTGGCACGAGTTGTGGGAATTTCTCTATTACTAGCAAACGAACGATTACTGGCCGCCGAGAGACTTGGTCAACTTTGCCGCGATGAGTCGATAGAAGGTTTACGATTTTACCCTAATTTGTTTCTTAAATAA